One genomic window of Syntrophorhabdaceae bacterium includes the following:
- a CDS encoding PAS domain S-box protein, whose amino-acid sequence MKNSHKTKEQLEQELSALHKRVGELEASMAKRVSEEEGLLEREGRFVTAFLKSAIPIAITTIEEGRYVEVNEAFSKSMGLGRDDIIGKTSTGIGCITEEQRSLFLRELRQKEQVENLELRMTTGGGEKRYGLFNATKIHLGKEDFLLTMVTDITDRRLVENALRQSEERSRRLNAASFGGICIHDKGIIKEANQTLASMVGYEPWELIDRSGLDFIAPEFREMVAKNLFCGYEKPFDTVALRKDGSTCFLEAQAKKIPFDGGQLSVIEFRDITERKRAEEAFRESERRYRELCESLPEIVAEFDEKGNFEFVNQNGFKAFGYTKEDLDRGLNVFQMVAPEDRPRLLAAIQKILAGEQTAGAEYGMVKKDGSTITAVAYTNPIIRRDMVVGYRTILIDITDRKQAEEALRRSETRYRTLLESINDGVYILDEKGCFTFVNDVIVTRTGRPKKWFIGRHFLELIRPDYRGFAREGFAANLRGEMVPAGEAAIAYAEPPRRMLWVELSTRPLFEEGRVTGIIGTSRDISARKHAEDALRKSEERFRRLAENARDMIYRRSLSEGEYQYVSPASVELTGYGPNDFYSDPLLGRKIVHPDWATYFIAGEMRLRSGETTASCEYKILHKSGEERWLYQRDVLVCNNVGEPMAIEGIVTDISERKKAEEALRDSEEKYRSIFERSPLGIFQTTLEGRFIRVNPALAGMLGYDSPEELIHAISDIGAQLYAEPGERAEVLRTVLESDGQRVFENDYFRKDGSRARGHLTLSVVRDENGAPHHLDGIVEDITEKKKMGEKLQNTMAHLRALSHRLLEVQEKERRHIARELHDEIGQTLTALKISLKRAERAKRPGPARASISEDAKMVEGLIKQVRSLSIELRPSILDDFGLTAALEWYVNWISDKAEVKTEFRTKFKEERLAPLIELTCFRIAQEALTNAVRHAGAHKIVVDLKAVDEELHLTVKDDGHGFDVEKTHKRALKGKTFGLLGMEERASLAGGSLKFISEAGKGTTVHAVFPLQALSGQE is encoded by the coding sequence ATGAAAAACAGCCATAAGACAAAAGAACAACTCGAGCAGGAGCTCTCCGCACTGCACAAGCGGGTCGGCGAGCTGGAAGCCTCCATGGCCAAACGGGTTTCCGAGGAAGAGGGGCTCCTTGAAAGGGAGGGGAGGTTCGTTACCGCCTTTCTCAAGAGCGCCATCCCCATAGCCATCACCACCATCGAGGAAGGACGGTACGTAGAGGTGAATGAGGCATTCTCAAAGTCGATGGGCCTCGGGCGCGATGATATCATCGGTAAGACCTCCACGGGTATCGGCTGCATCACGGAAGAGCAGAGAAGTCTTTTTCTCAGAGAGCTGCGGCAGAAAGAGCAGGTGGAGAATTTGGAGCTCCGGATGACCACGGGGGGCGGAGAGAAGCGATACGGGCTTTTCAATGCAACCAAAATCCACCTCGGCAAAGAAGACTTTCTTCTCACCATGGTCACCGACATCACGGACCGCAGGCTGGTGGAGAACGCGCTCAGGCAAAGCGAGGAAAGGTCACGGAGGCTCAATGCCGCCTCCTTCGGGGGCATCTGCATCCATGACAAGGGGATCATAAAGGAAGCCAACCAGACACTGGCCTCTATGGTGGGGTACGAACCATGGGAGCTGATCGACAGGAGCGGCCTCGACTTCATCGCCCCTGAATTCCGGGAGATGGTGGCAAAGAACCTCTTTTGCGGCTATGAAAAACCTTTTGATACCGTCGCCTTGAGAAAAGACGGATCGACCTGCTTTCTGGAAGCCCAGGCGAAGAAGATTCCCTTCGACGGCGGCCAGCTAAGCGTGATCGAATTCAGGGATATTACCGAGCGGAAACGCGCGGAGGAGGCGTTCCGGGAGAGCGAGAGGCGCTATCGCGAGCTTTGTGAGTCCCTGCCCGAGATTGTCGCCGAATTCGATGAGAAAGGAAATTTTGAATTCGTGAACCAAAACGGTTTCAAGGCCTTCGGCTACACCAAAGAAGATCTGGACCGGGGTCTCAATGTATTCCAAATGGTCGCGCCCGAAGACCGGCCCAGACTTCTCGCAGCCATCCAGAAAATTCTCGCGGGCGAGCAGACCGCGGGGGCGGAGTACGGGATGGTGAAAAAGGACGGCAGCACGATTACCGCCGTAGCTTACACGAACCCGATTATCCGCCGGGACATGGTCGTGGGATATCGCACTATTTTAATCGACATAACAGACCGCAAGCAGGCCGAAGAAGCGCTGCGCCGGAGCGAAACCAGATACCGCACGCTCCTCGAAAGCATCAACGACGGCGTTTATATTTTGGATGAAAAGGGATGCTTCACCTTTGTAAATGATGTAATCGTAACACGAACGGGACGCCCTAAAAAGTGGTTCATAGGAAGGCATTTTCTCGAGCTGATCAGGCCCGATTACAGGGGTTTTGCCCGCGAAGGCTTTGCCGCCAATCTCCGCGGCGAGATGGTCCCCGCGGGCGAGGCCGCAATCGCCTACGCGGAGCCGCCCAGGCGCATGCTCTGGGTGGAGCTGAGCACGCGGCCGCTATTTGAAGAGGGACGCGTAACCGGCATTATCGGCACTTCCCGGGATATCAGCGCCCGAAAGCATGCGGAGGACGCGCTCCGGAAAAGCGAGGAACGGTTCCGGAGGCTCGCGGAAAACGCCCGCGACATGATCTACCGGCGCTCTTTATCGGAGGGCGAATACCAGTACGTAAGCCCGGCGTCAGTCGAGTTGACCGGGTACGGGCCCAATGATTTTTATAGCGATCCCCTGCTCGGACGCAAAATTGTCCATCCGGACTGGGCAACATACTTTATTGCGGGAGAGATGAGGCTTCGTAGTGGAGAGACGACCGCCAGTTGCGAATATAAGATCCTTCACAAATCCGGCGAAGAGAGATGGCTCTACCAGCGCGACGTGCTTGTATGCAATAACGTGGGCGAGCCCATGGCCATCGAGGGCATCGTGACCGATATATCGGAGCGAAAGAAGGCGGAAGAGGCACTGAGGGACAGCGAGGAGAAGTACCGGTCCATATTCGAGCGGTCGCCGCTGGGCATCTTTCAGACTACCCTGGAAGGCAGGTTCATACGGGTGAACCCCGCACTGGCGGGAATGCTGGGATACGACTCGCCGGAAGAGCTGATCCACGCGATCTCCGACATCGGCGCCCAGCTTTATGCGGAGCCCGGTGAGAGGGCCGAGGTATTGCGCACCGTGCTCGAAAGCGATGGACAGCGCGTATTCGAGAATGATTATTTCCGGAAAGACGGGAGTAGGGCCCGTGGCCATCTTACACTCAGCGTGGTGCGCGACGAAAACGGAGCGCCCCATCACCTGGACGGAATCGTAGAGGACATCACGGAAAAGAAGAAGATGGGGGAAAAGCTGCAAAATACCATGGCCCACCTCAGGGCATTGTCCCATCGCCTCCTCGAGGTGCAGGAAAAGGAGCGCCGTCATATTGCCCGCGAGCTGCACGATGAGATCGGTCAGACCCTCACCGCCCTTAAGATAAGCCTTAAAAGGGCGGAGCGCGCGAAGAGGCCGGGACCTGCAAGGGCCTCTATAAGCGAAGACGCGAAAATGGTGGAGGGCCTGATAAAACAGGTCCGAAGCCTTTCCATAGAGCTCAGGCCTTCGATCCTCGATGACTTCGGCCTTACCGCCGCACTGGAATGGTATGTCAATTGGATCTCCGATAAGGCAGAGGTGAAAACGGAGTTCCGGACGAAATTCAAGGAAGAGAGGCTTGCGCCCCTTATCGAGCTTACTTGCTTCCGCATCGCCCAGGAGGCGCTGACCAATGCGGTGCGCCATGCCGGGGCGCACAAGATCGTGGTAGATCTCAAGGCGGTTGATGAAGAGCTTCACCTCACGGTGAAAGACGACGGTCATGGCTTTGACGTGGAGAAGACCCACAAGAGGGCGCTCAAGGGAAAAACTTTCGGCCTTCTGGGCATGGAGGAGCGGGCGTCCCTCGCGGGAGGCAGTCTAAAATTCATCTCGGAAGCCGGCAAGGGGACCACGGTACACGCAGTCTTCCCCCTCCAGGCGTTATCCGGGCAAGAGTAA
- the purB gene encoding adenylosuccinate lyase, which yields MIERYTLPRMARIWTDDNRFQKWLDIEVGICEAYAELGVIPREDVEIIKAKAAFDSARILEIEKRTRHDVVAFIENVAEYVGPSSKFIHLGVTSSDILDTSFACLLQEASAILVTDVEALMEVFKEKAYQYKDVPMIGRTHGIHAEPITFGLKMAHFYDEMRRNLERLKAARQRVSYAKISGAVGTFAHVPPFVEEYVCKKLGLTPAPISTQIVPRDYHAEFFTTLAIIASSIEKMSLEIRNLQRTEVGEAEEFFRKGQTGSSAMPHKRNPIASENLCGLARLIRGYALSALENIPLWHERDISHSSVERVIGPDATILLDYMLERLKNMYGNLIVYPERMAKNMEMSRGLHHSEAILLALINKGLTRQEAYKLTQRVAMICYEQGLDFTAELKKDEEIAHFLTPEEIVSTTDNDHYFRNVDTIFNRVFTLGTEK from the coding sequence ATGATCGAACGATATACCTTGCCCCGCATGGCGCGCATATGGACTGACGACAACAGGTTTCAGAAGTGGCTCGATATCGAGGTCGGCATCTGCGAAGCTTACGCCGAGCTCGGCGTCATCCCCCGGGAAGACGTGGAGATCATTAAGGCCAAGGCTGCCTTCGACTCTGCTCGGATCCTCGAGATCGAGAAGAGGACCAGGCACGACGTGGTGGCCTTTATCGAGAATGTGGCCGAATATGTGGGGCCTTCTTCCAAGTTCATTCACCTTGGGGTCACTTCTTCCGATATACTCGATACCTCCTTCGCATGTCTTCTCCAGGAGGCGTCCGCCATCCTCGTGACGGATGTGGAGGCCCTCATGGAGGTCTTCAAGGAGAAGGCGTATCAGTATAAAGATGTGCCCATGATCGGAAGGACCCACGGGATACATGCGGAGCCCATCACCTTCGGACTGAAAATGGCCCATTTTTATGATGAGATGAGAAGGAACCTGGAACGGCTGAAGGCGGCGCGGCAGCGGGTGAGCTATGCCAAGATCTCCGGAGCGGTAGGGACTTTCGCCCACGTCCCTCCCTTTGTGGAGGAATATGTGTGCAAAAAGCTGGGCCTCACGCCTGCCCCTATCTCGACGCAGATCGTGCCCAGGGACTATCACGCCGAATTTTTTACCACCCTCGCCATTATCGCCTCTTCCATCGAAAAGATGTCCCTCGAAATAAGGAACCTCCAGAGGACCGAAGTGGGGGAAGCGGAGGAGTTTTTCCGGAAGGGGCAGACCGGCTCCTCGGCCATGCCCCATAAGAGAAATCCCATTGCATCGGAAAACCTCTGCGGCCTTGCGCGGCTCATCCGCGGATACGCGCTCTCCGCCCTTGAAAATATCCCCCTCTGGCACGAGAGGGATATAAGCCACTCCTCCGTGGAACGGGTAATCGGTCCCGATGCCACCATCCTCCTCGATTACATGCTCGAACGACTGAAGAACATGTACGGGAACCTGATCGTCTATCCGGAGAGAATGGCGAAGAACATGGAGATGTCCCGGGGCCTCCACCATTCGGAAGCGATACTCCTCGCCCTCATCAACAAAGGCCTGACGAGGCAGGAAGCCTACAAGCTTACCCAGCGCGTTGCCATGATATGCTATGAGCAGGGCCTCGATTTCACGGCGGAGCTGAAAAAAGATGAGGAGATCGCCCATTTTCTGACCCCCGAGGAGATCGTGAGCACCACCGATAACGACCACTACTTCAGAAATGTGGATACGATTTTCAA